Proteins encoded within one genomic window of Platichthys flesus chromosome 17, fPlaFle2.1, whole genome shotgun sequence:
- the msto1 gene encoding protein misato homolog 1 isoform X2, translating into MSGPCREVVTLQLGHYSNFVGTHWWNLQDASLSYDPEEQLGEIQSDVVFREGQTRGGHVTYTPRLIAMDLKGSLRTLRQEGNLYDAGKDPTSITWDGSVLMHKESPPSKNPFLEDLDKFDGEILAKGFPAGSLRVDTVNSRLAQVQKAYRLEGNVKVWSDFLRIHLHPQSISVIHQYNQDGEAHRLEAFGQGEALLQGPVLEELEDKLHFFTEECDYLQGFQVFCDIADGFAGLGSKVTEMLQDSYSGKGILTWGLAPVSHQDSSPVKNLYHMLNCTLATAELANHSSFFCPLTLRGGLGRRPSSPPTFPHLNFDPSLWFHSSAVLALALDALTVPYRLRNNSVPMWQMADSLAVSGRKVVAAYGAVPFPMMHGSSLPDALSACSDALPWKPLSACPEPDDSQCYSQWATLRGFEDQRLISSLAPGTEPSSPLHSLLSGEDVLASYIGSFYPSASLALQLVSTPSRLTPPFPQIFGQSLNPQGFLQSQAPPSGSPAPLVKSVPVMTSLQSGPALGTWLSELHRAAGAFDIRHVAPSFLSQGPEMADYEEAMEQLGLMARCYRDSSGGTNRSSSSDDD; encoded by the exons GATGCCTCTTTATCGTACGACCCGGAGGAGCAGCTGGGAGAGATCCAGAGCGATGTGGTGTTTCGTGAAGGACAGACCCGGGGGGGACACGTCACCTACACTCCTCGCCTCATCGCCATGGACCTCAAAG GAAGTCTCAGGACACTGCGGCAGGAGGGAAATCTGTACGATGCAGGAAAAGACCCGACTTCTATCACATG GGATGGAAGTGTCCTGATGCATAAAGAAAGTCCCCCATCAAAAAACCCTTTTCTTGAAGATCTGGATAAATTCGAT GGAGAGATACTCGCCAAGGGTTTCCCAG CTGGTTCCCTGAGAGTGGACACGGTGAACAGTCGACTGGCCCAAGTCCAAAAGGCCTACAGGCTGGAGGGCAACGTGAAGGTGTGGTCCGACTTCCTCCGGATCCACCTGCACCCTCAAAGCATCTCTGTCATCCATCAGTACAACCAGGACGG CGAGGCCCATCGGCTGGAGGCCTTCGGTCAGGGAGAAGCTCTCCTGCAGGGGCCGGTGctcgaggagctggaggacaaaCTGCACTTCTTCACAGAAGAGTGTGATTACCTCCAG gGTTTCCAGGTGTTTTGTGACATTGCTGACGGGTTTGCAGggctggggtcaaaggtcacagagatGCTACAGGACTCTTACAGCGGGAAAGGCATCCTGACCTGGGGCTTAGCACCCGTCAGTCACCAGGACTCA AGTCCAGTGAAGAACCTCTACCACATGTTGAACTGCACTTTAGCAACGGCTGAACTGGCCAATCACAGCTCGTTCTTCTGCCCATTGACTCTCCGTGGAGGACTGGGCCGAcgcccctcctctcccccaaCCTTCCCTCACCTCAACTTCGAT CCGTCACTGTGGTTCCACTCCAGCGCCGTCTTGGCTCTGGCCCTGGACGCCCTCACTGTCCCTTACAGGCTGAGGAACAACAGCGTCCCCATGTGGCAGATGGCAGACTCGCTGGCCGTATCGGGGAGAAAG GTGGTGGCTGCTTACGGCGCCGTCCCCTTTCCCATGATGCACGGCAGCTCTCTGCCTGACGCCCTGAGCGCCTGTTCGGACGCTCTGCCCTGGAAGCCTCTGTCAGCGTGTCCGGAACCAGACGACAGTCAGTGCTACAGCCAGTGGGCGACGCTCAGAGGCTTTGAGGACCAGAGACTGATCAG CTCTCTGGCTCCAGGGACAGAACCTTCCTCGCCCCTCCACAGCCTCCTCAGCGGAGAAGACGTCCTGGCGTCTTACATCGGATCGTTCTATCCTTCAGCTTCTCT CGCTCTGCAACTGGTGTCGACTCCCAGTAGGTTGACGCCACCGTTCCCTCAGATTTTCGGCCAGTCCCTGAATCCTCAAGGCTTCCTGCAGAGCCAGGCCCCCCCCTCCGGCT CGCCAGCCCCGTTGGTGAAGTCCGTCCCCGTCATGACGTCCCTTCAGTCCGGGCCTGCACTCGGCACCTGGCTGTCGGAGCTGCATCGGGCTGCCGGCGCTTTCGACATCCGCCATGTGGCCCCTAGCTTCCTCTCCCAGGGGCCCGAGATGGCCGATTACGAGGAGGCCATGGAGCAGCTGGGTCTGATGGCCCGATGTTACAGAGACAGCAGCGGCGGGACGAATCGCTCGTCTTCCTCCGATGACGACTGA
- the msto1 gene encoding protein misato homolog 1 isoform X1, translated as MSGPCREVVTLQLGHYSNFVGTHWWNLQDASLSYDPEEQLGEIQSDVVFREGQTRGGHVTYTPRLIAMDLKGSLRTLRQEGNLYDAGKDPTSITWDGSVLMHKESPPSKNPFLEDLDKFDGEILAKGFPAAGSLRVDTVNSRLAQVQKAYRLEGNVKVWSDFLRIHLHPQSISVIHQYNQDGEAHRLEAFGQGEALLQGPVLEELEDKLHFFTEECDYLQGFQVFCDIADGFAGLGSKVTEMLQDSYSGKGILTWGLAPVSHQDSSPVKNLYHMLNCTLATAELANHSSFFCPLTLRGGLGRRPSSPPTFPHLNFDPSLWFHSSAVLALALDALTVPYRLRNNSVPMWQMADSLAVSGRKVVAAYGAVPFPMMHGSSLPDALSACSDALPWKPLSACPEPDDSQCYSQWATLRGFEDQRLISSLAPGTEPSSPLHSLLSGEDVLASYIGSFYPSASLALQLVSTPSRLTPPFPQIFGQSLNPQGFLQSQAPPSGSPAPLVKSVPVMTSLQSGPALGTWLSELHRAAGAFDIRHVAPSFLSQGPEMADYEEAMEQLGLMARCYRDSSGGTNRSSSSDDD; from the exons GATGCCTCTTTATCGTACGACCCGGAGGAGCAGCTGGGAGAGATCCAGAGCGATGTGGTGTTTCGTGAAGGACAGACCCGGGGGGGACACGTCACCTACACTCCTCGCCTCATCGCCATGGACCTCAAAG GAAGTCTCAGGACACTGCGGCAGGAGGGAAATCTGTACGATGCAGGAAAAGACCCGACTTCTATCACATG GGATGGAAGTGTCCTGATGCATAAAGAAAGTCCCCCATCAAAAAACCCTTTTCTTGAAGATCTGGATAAATTCGAT GGAGAGATACTCGCCAAGGGTTTCCCAG CAGCTGGTTCCCTGAGAGTGGACACGGTGAACAGTCGACTGGCCCAAGTCCAAAAGGCCTACAGGCTGGAGGGCAACGTGAAGGTGTGGTCCGACTTCCTCCGGATCCACCTGCACCCTCAAAGCATCTCTGTCATCCATCAGTACAACCAGGACGG CGAGGCCCATCGGCTGGAGGCCTTCGGTCAGGGAGAAGCTCTCCTGCAGGGGCCGGTGctcgaggagctggaggacaaaCTGCACTTCTTCACAGAAGAGTGTGATTACCTCCAG gGTTTCCAGGTGTTTTGTGACATTGCTGACGGGTTTGCAGggctggggtcaaaggtcacagagatGCTACAGGACTCTTACAGCGGGAAAGGCATCCTGACCTGGGGCTTAGCACCCGTCAGTCACCAGGACTCA AGTCCAGTGAAGAACCTCTACCACATGTTGAACTGCACTTTAGCAACGGCTGAACTGGCCAATCACAGCTCGTTCTTCTGCCCATTGACTCTCCGTGGAGGACTGGGCCGAcgcccctcctctcccccaaCCTTCCCTCACCTCAACTTCGAT CCGTCACTGTGGTTCCACTCCAGCGCCGTCTTGGCTCTGGCCCTGGACGCCCTCACTGTCCCTTACAGGCTGAGGAACAACAGCGTCCCCATGTGGCAGATGGCAGACTCGCTGGCCGTATCGGGGAGAAAG GTGGTGGCTGCTTACGGCGCCGTCCCCTTTCCCATGATGCACGGCAGCTCTCTGCCTGACGCCCTGAGCGCCTGTTCGGACGCTCTGCCCTGGAAGCCTCTGTCAGCGTGTCCGGAACCAGACGACAGTCAGTGCTACAGCCAGTGGGCGACGCTCAGAGGCTTTGAGGACCAGAGACTGATCAG CTCTCTGGCTCCAGGGACAGAACCTTCCTCGCCCCTCCACAGCCTCCTCAGCGGAGAAGACGTCCTGGCGTCTTACATCGGATCGTTCTATCCTTCAGCTTCTCT CGCTCTGCAACTGGTGTCGACTCCCAGTAGGTTGACGCCACCGTTCCCTCAGATTTTCGGCCAGTCCCTGAATCCTCAAGGCTTCCTGCAGAGCCAGGCCCCCCCCTCCGGCT CGCCAGCCCCGTTGGTGAAGTCCGTCCCCGTCATGACGTCCCTTCAGTCCGGGCCTGCACTCGGCACCTGGCTGTCGGAGCTGCATCGGGCTGCCGGCGCTTTCGACATCCGCCATGTGGCCCCTAGCTTCCTCTCCCAGGGGCCCGAGATGGCCGATTACGAGGAGGCCATGGAGCAGCTGGGTCTGATGGCCCGATGTTACAGAGACAGCAGCGGCGGGACGAATCGCTCGTCTTCCTCCGATGACGACTGA